A stretch of Anoplolepis gracilipes chromosome 12, ASM4749672v1, whole genome shotgun sequence DNA encodes these proteins:
- the LOC140671820 gene encoding ABC transporter G family member 23-like translates to MVQENAVVVKNAVKYYVQDEPILDGLNMTVSKGSIYALLGPSGCGKTILLSCIVGIKNLNKGNIWILGGHPGKPGSGIPGPRVGYMPQQISLVGEFSVSGALYYFGRINGLEDKDIDARQKFLSELLHLPPTNCLIKNISGGQQRRVSFAAALIHNPEFLILDEPTVGMDPILRENIWLYLTRITQEEGITVLITTHYIEEAKDANMIGLMRRGKLLAESSPQKLLKRFECSYLEEAFVNLCQSQNNEMNENVSEVQEVNDTEDDTLHQDEDSCKQIEGRIVEYRAKLIYNVSASKRFKALMIKNAKQFIYSYAILAFAMLFPLIQVTAFFIGIGGDPKDLTIGIINYETGNCNYGNDIGSVWYDEESLTCSFSNLSCRFLHEYGNSIANQKFYNDMSEATNAVRDGDLVGVMQFNHNFTKTLQRRINGFTYAKTEDILSNEINVFLDMGDMQIGQLMMKKLYERFSEIFEDLMKECKYPSKLSSVPIRFDAVYSDMDDGYDYFFTPTFIVTLAFFLAATLSTFLIISDRLEGVWDRSLVQGVKNREILLTHILIETILILIHITIIMCLIFPIWNLKCEGSFFHVFLLTFLSSLSGLMYGFVISVTCKNHVVANYASIGSMSILVILCGSLWPVEAMPKMIRYLCYCMPVTLPSIAMRAVIFKGYTLDEKEVYIGILVSVAYIAIFFIIVLFGLRSKS, encoded by the exons ATGGTGCAAGAAAATGCAGTGGTCGTGAAGAATGCCGTCAAGTATTATGTACAAGACGAACCAATACTCGACGGCCTGAACATGACCGTCTCGAAAGGTTCCAT ATACGCACTGTTAGGTCCAAGCGGTTGCGGCAAAACGATATTATTATCCTGCATCGTCGGAATTAAAAATCTCAACAAGGGAAACATATGGATTCTGGGAGGACATCCAGGTAAACCGGGCTCCGGCATCCCTGGGCCTCGTGTGGGCTACATGCCACAGCAGATCTCCTTGGTCGGAGAGTTCAGCGTGAGCGGAGCCTTGTATTATTTCGGCAGGATTAACGGACTCGAGGACAAGGACATcg atGCGAGACAGAAATTTCTATCGGAATTGCTCCATTTGCCGCCGACTAATTGTCTGATAAAGAACATAAGCGGAGGACAACAGAGAAGAGTCTCCTTCGCTGCTGCGTTGATTCACAATCCCGAATTCCTAATTTTGGACGAACCTACCGTAGGCATGGATCCAATTTTGAGAGAAAA CATCTGGCTTTATCTAACTAGGATCACTCAGGAGGAAGGTATCACTGTGTTAATTACAACACATTATATCGAGGAGGCTAAAGATGCTAATAtg ATTGGATTGATGAGACGTGGTAAATTGTTGGCGGAATCGTCGCCGCAGAAATTGCTAAAGCGATTTGAATGTTCGTACTTAGAGGAGGCGTTCGTAAATCTGTGTCAGTCGCAAAATAACGAAATGAATGAAAATGTTTCCGAAGTTCAAGAAGTCAATGATACTGAAGATGACACGTTACATCAAGATGAAGATAGTTGTAAACAAATAGaa ggTCGAATCGTGGAATACCGagcaaaattgatatataatgtcTCAGCATCGAAAAGATTCAAGGctttaatgataaagaatgctaaacaatttatttattcttatgc AATTTTAGCTTTTGCGATGTTATTCCCACTGATACAAGTCACCGCATTTTTTATCGGGATCGGTGGTGATCCGAAAGACTTAACGATTGGTATTATCAATTACGAAACTGGTAACTGCAATTACGGCAACGACATCGGTAGTGTCTGGTATGATGAAGAGAGCCTCACCTGCAGCTTTAGTAATCTCAGCTGTAGATTTCTTCACGAGTATGGCAATTCCATCGCAAATCAG aaattttataacgatATGTCAGAAGCGACTAATGCTGTACGCGACGGTGACCTTGTCGGCGTGATGCAATTCAACCACAACTTTACAAAAACTTTACAGAGACGAATTAACGGCTTCACATATGCTAAGACAGAAGACATTCTGTCCAATGAGATTAACGTATTTCTCGATATGGGtg ACATGCAAATTGGACAACTTATGATGAAAAAGCTTTACGAACGTTTCTCTGAAATTTTTGAAGATTTGATGAAAGAGTGTAAATATCCGTCAAAATTGAGTAGTGTGCCTATTCGA TTTGATGCGGTTTATAGTGATATGGATGATGGTTAtgactatttttttacaccaaCTTTCATAGTAAC GTTGGCCTTTTTTCTGGCCGCCACACTCTCCACCTTCTTGATAATCTCAGACCGGCTGGAGGGTGTTTGGGACCGAAGTTTGGTTCAag GTGTCAAGAACAGGGAAATTTTGCTAACTCACATTCTCATTGAGACCATTCTTATATTGATCCATATTACGATAATAATGTGTCTAATCTTTCCTATATGGAATTTAAAATGTGAAGGATCTTTCTTCCATGTATTCCTTCTCACGTTTCTTAGTAGTCTTAGTGGACTAATGTACG gTTTCGTTATCTCCGTTACATGTAAGAATCATGTTGTGGCGAATTATGCTTCAATCGGTAGTATGAGCATACTAGTAATATTATGCG GGTCCTTATGGCCAGTAGAGGCAATGCCAAAGATGATTCGCTATCTCTGCTACTGCATGCCGGTAACCTTACCCTCTATAGCCATGAGAGCAGTCATTTTCAAAGGTTATACCCTGGACGAGAAGGAAGTTTACATTGGTATTCTAGTGAGTGTCGCATACATAGCGATTTTCTTCATCATTGTATTATTTGGCCTAAGGTCAAAATCTTAA
- the LOC140671822 gene encoding ABC transporter G family member 23-like isoform X2, with protein sequence MMQQNALVVKNAVKYYEQEEPILDGLNMTVSKGSIYALLGPSGCGKTTLLSCIVGIKNLNKGNIWILGGHPGKPGSGIPGPRVGYMPQQISLVGEFSVSGALYYFGRINGLEDKEIDARQKFLSELLQLPSTNCLIKNISGGQQRRVSFAAALIHSPELLILDEPTVGLDPILRENIWLYLTRITQEEGITVLMTTHYIEEAKDANMIGLMRRGKLLAESSSQKLLERFQCSSLEEVFVNLCQSQNNEMNENVSEVQEVKDTENDTLHQDEDSYKRIKDRNMKCQARSIYNVSALKRFKALMIKNITQFVRFYATLVFAVFFPLIQIATFFVGVGGDPKDLTIGIINYEAGNCDYGNNIGSVWYDEESLTCRFHNLSCRFLREYGDSIANQKYYNDMSEAINAAHDGDLVGVMHFSHNFSEALQRRIDGFAFIKTEDILPNEIDVFLDMGDMQIGQFMVKKLYERFFEIFEDLMKECKYPSKLGNVPIRFDTVYGTMDDGYDYFFTPSLLMTLPFFLSTTLSTFLIISDRLEGVWDRNLVQGFFISVTCKTHTMANYTSIGSFGPLVMLSGAIWPIEAMPKMVRYVCYCMPPALPSIAMRAVIFKGYTLNEKEVYMGILVSVAYIVIFFITVLFGLRSKS encoded by the exons ATGATGCAACAAAATGCATTGGTCGTAAAGAATGCCGTCAAGTATTATGAACAAGAGGAACCAATACTCGACGGCCTGAACATGACCGTCTCGAAAGGTTCTAT ATACGCACTGTTAGGCCCAAGCGGTTGCGGCAAAACGACATTATTATCCTGCATCGTCGGAATTAAGAATCTCAACAAGGGAAACATATGGATTCTGGGAGGACATCCAGGTAAACCGGGCTCCGGCATCCCTGGGCCTCGTGTGGGCTACATGCCACAGCAGATCTCCTTGGTCGGAGAGTTCAGCGTGAGCGGAGCCTTGTATTACTTCGGCAGGATTAACGGACTCGAGGACAAAGAGATCg atGCGAGACAGAAATTTCTATCGGAATTGCTCCAACTGCCGTCGACTAACTGTCTCATAAAAAACATAAGCGGGGGACAACAAAGAAGAGTCTCCTTCGCTGCTGCGTTGATTCACAGTCCAGAACTTCTGATTTTGGACGAACCTACCGTAGGGCTGGATCCAATTTTAAGGGAAAA CATCTGGCTCTATCTAACTAGGATTACTCAGGAGGAAGGTATCACCGTGTTAATGACGACACATTATATCGAGGAAGCTAAAGATGCTAATATG ATTGGGTTGATGAGACGTGGTAAATTGTTGGCGGAATCGTCGTCGCAGAAATTACTAGAGCGATTTCAATGTTCGTCCTTAGAGGAGGTGTTCGTAAATCTGTGTCAGTCGCAAAATAACGAAATGAATGAAAATGTTTCCGAAGTTCAAGAAGTCAAAGATACTGAAAATGATACGTTACATCAAGATGAAGATAGTTATAAacgaataaaa gATCGAAACATGAAGTGCCAAGCGAGATCGATATATAATGTCTCAGCATTGAAAAGATTCAAGGctttaatgataaagaatatAACTCAATTTGTTCGTTTTTATGC AACTTTAGTTTTTGCGGTGTTTTTCCCACTCATACAAATCGCCACATTTTTTGTCGGGGTCGGTGGTGATCCAAAAGACTTAACGATTGGTATTATCAATTATGAAGCTGGTAACTGCGATTACGGCAACAACATCGGCAGCGTCTGGTATGATGAAGAGAGCCTCACCTGTCGCTTTCATAATCTCAGCTGTAGATTTCTTCGCGAGTATGGCGATTCTATCGCAAATCAG aaatattataacgATATGTCTGAAGCGATTAATGCTGCACACGACGGTGATCTTGTGGGCGTAATGCACTTTAGCCACAACTTTTCCGAAGCTTTACAGAGACGAATTGACGGCTTCGCATTCATTAAGACAGAAGACATTCTGCCCAATGAGATTGACGTATTTCTCGATATGGGtg ATATGCAAATTGGACAATTTATGGTGAAAAAGCTTTACGAAcgtttctttgaaatttttgaagaTTTGATGAAAGAGTGTAAATATCCATCAAAATTGGGCAATGTGCCTATTCGA TTTGATACGGTTTATGGTACTATGGATGATGGTTAtgactatttttttacaccGAGTTTATTAATGAC GTtgcctttttttctctctaccaCACTTTCCACCTTCTTGATAATCTCAGACCGGCTGGAGGGTGTTTGGGACAGAAATTTGGTTCaag GTTTCTTCATATCCGTTACATGTAAGACTCACACTATGGCAAATTATACATCAATTGGTAGTTTTGGTCCACTAGTAATGCTAAGCG GAGCTATATGGCCGATAGAGGCAATGCCAAAGATGGTTCGCTATGTTTGCTACTGCATGCCGCCGGCTTTACCCTCAATAGCCATGAGAGCAGTCATTTTTAAGGGCTATACCCTAAACGAAAAAGAAGTTTACATGGGTATTCTAGTGAGTGTCGCATACATAGTGATTTTCTTCATCACTGTATTATTCGGGCTAAGGTCAAAATCTTAA
- the LOC140671822 gene encoding ABC transporter G family member 23-like isoform X3 produces the protein MMQQNALVVKNAVKYYEQEEPILDGLNMTVSKGSIYALLGPSGCGKTTLLSCIVGIKNLNKGNIWILGGHPGKPGSGIPGPRVGYMPQQISLVGEFSVSGALYYFGRINGLEDKEIDARQKFLSELLQLPSTNCLIKNISGGQQRRVSFAAALIHSPELLILDEPTVGLDPILRENIWLYLTRITQEEGITVLMTTHYIEEAKDANMIGLMRRGKLLAESSSQKLLERFQCSSLEEVFVNLCQSQNNEMNENVSEVQEVKDTENDTLHQDEDSYKRIKDRNMKCQARSIYNVSALKRFKALMIKNITQFVRFYATLVFAVFFPLIQIATFFVGVGGDPKDLTIGIINYEAGNCDYGNNIGSVWYDEESLTCRFHNLSCRFLREYGDSIANQKYYNDMSEAINAAHDGDLVGVMHFSHNFSEALQRRIDGFAFIKTEDILPNEIDVFLDMGDMQIGQFMVKKLYERFFEIFEDLMKECKYPSKLGNVPIRFDTVYGTMDDGYDYFFTPSLLMTLPFFLSTTLSTFLIISDRLEGVWDRNLVQGAIWPIEAMPKMVRYVCYCMPPALPSIAMRAVIFKGYTLNEKEVYMGILVSVAYIVIFFITVLFGLRSKS, from the exons ATGATGCAACAAAATGCATTGGTCGTAAAGAATGCCGTCAAGTATTATGAACAAGAGGAACCAATACTCGACGGCCTGAACATGACCGTCTCGAAAGGTTCTAT ATACGCACTGTTAGGCCCAAGCGGTTGCGGCAAAACGACATTATTATCCTGCATCGTCGGAATTAAGAATCTCAACAAGGGAAACATATGGATTCTGGGAGGACATCCAGGTAAACCGGGCTCCGGCATCCCTGGGCCTCGTGTGGGCTACATGCCACAGCAGATCTCCTTGGTCGGAGAGTTCAGCGTGAGCGGAGCCTTGTATTACTTCGGCAGGATTAACGGACTCGAGGACAAAGAGATCg atGCGAGACAGAAATTTCTATCGGAATTGCTCCAACTGCCGTCGACTAACTGTCTCATAAAAAACATAAGCGGGGGACAACAAAGAAGAGTCTCCTTCGCTGCTGCGTTGATTCACAGTCCAGAACTTCTGATTTTGGACGAACCTACCGTAGGGCTGGATCCAATTTTAAGGGAAAA CATCTGGCTCTATCTAACTAGGATTACTCAGGAGGAAGGTATCACCGTGTTAATGACGACACATTATATCGAGGAAGCTAAAGATGCTAATATG ATTGGGTTGATGAGACGTGGTAAATTGTTGGCGGAATCGTCGTCGCAGAAATTACTAGAGCGATTTCAATGTTCGTCCTTAGAGGAGGTGTTCGTAAATCTGTGTCAGTCGCAAAATAACGAAATGAATGAAAATGTTTCCGAAGTTCAAGAAGTCAAAGATACTGAAAATGATACGTTACATCAAGATGAAGATAGTTATAAacgaataaaa gATCGAAACATGAAGTGCCAAGCGAGATCGATATATAATGTCTCAGCATTGAAAAGATTCAAGGctttaatgataaagaatatAACTCAATTTGTTCGTTTTTATGC AACTTTAGTTTTTGCGGTGTTTTTCCCACTCATACAAATCGCCACATTTTTTGTCGGGGTCGGTGGTGATCCAAAAGACTTAACGATTGGTATTATCAATTATGAAGCTGGTAACTGCGATTACGGCAACAACATCGGCAGCGTCTGGTATGATGAAGAGAGCCTCACCTGTCGCTTTCATAATCTCAGCTGTAGATTTCTTCGCGAGTATGGCGATTCTATCGCAAATCAG aaatattataacgATATGTCTGAAGCGATTAATGCTGCACACGACGGTGATCTTGTGGGCGTAATGCACTTTAGCCACAACTTTTCCGAAGCTTTACAGAGACGAATTGACGGCTTCGCATTCATTAAGACAGAAGACATTCTGCCCAATGAGATTGACGTATTTCTCGATATGGGtg ATATGCAAATTGGACAATTTATGGTGAAAAAGCTTTACGAAcgtttctttgaaatttttgaagaTTTGATGAAAGAGTGTAAATATCCATCAAAATTGGGCAATGTGCCTATTCGA TTTGATACGGTTTATGGTACTATGGATGATGGTTAtgactatttttttacaccGAGTTTATTAATGAC GTtgcctttttttctctctaccaCACTTTCCACCTTCTTGATAATCTCAGACCGGCTGGAGGGTGTTTGGGACAGAAATTTGGTTCaag GAGCTATATGGCCGATAGAGGCAATGCCAAAGATGGTTCGCTATGTTTGCTACTGCATGCCGCCGGCTTTACCCTCAATAGCCATGAGAGCAGTCATTTTTAAGGGCTATACCCTAAACGAAAAAGAAGTTTACATGGGTATTCTAGTGAGTGTCGCATACATAGTGATTTTCTTCATCACTGTATTATTCGGGCTAAGGTCAAAATCTTAA
- the LOC140671822 gene encoding ABC transporter G family member 23-like isoform X1, which yields MMQQNALVVKNAVKYYEQEEPILDGLNMTVSKGSIYALLGPSGCGKTTLLSCIVGIKNLNKGNIWILGGHPGKPGSGIPGPRVGYMPQQISLVGEFSVSGALYYFGRINGLEDKEIDARQKFLSELLQLPSTNCLIKNISGGQQRRVSFAAALIHSPELLILDEPTVGLDPILRENIWLYLTRITQEEGITVLMTTHYIEEAKDANMIGLMRRGKLLAESSSQKLLERFQCSSLEEVFVNLCQSQNNEMNENVSEVQEVKDTENDTLHQDEDSYKRIKDRNMKCQARSIYNVSALKRFKALMIKNITQFVRFYATLVFAVFFPLIQIATFFVGVGGDPKDLTIGIINYEAGNCDYGNNIGSVWYDEESLTCRFHNLSCRFLREYGDSIANQKYYNDMSEAINAAHDGDLVGVMHFSHNFSEALQRRIDGFAFIKTEDILPNEIDVFLDMGDMQIGQFMVKKLYERFFEIFEDLMKECKYPSKLGNVPIRFDTVYGTMDDGYDYFFTPSLLMTLPFFLSTTLSTFLIISDRLEGVWDRNLVQGVKNREILLAHVLTQTILIFIHVMVTMCLIFPVWGLKCEGSYFYVFFLMFLGGLSGLMYGFFISVTCKTHTMANYTSIGSFGPLVMLSGAIWPIEAMPKMVRYVCYCMPPALPSIAMRAVIFKGYTLNEKEVYMGILVSVAYIVIFFITVLFGLRSKS from the exons ATGATGCAACAAAATGCATTGGTCGTAAAGAATGCCGTCAAGTATTATGAACAAGAGGAACCAATACTCGACGGCCTGAACATGACCGTCTCGAAAGGTTCTAT ATACGCACTGTTAGGCCCAAGCGGTTGCGGCAAAACGACATTATTATCCTGCATCGTCGGAATTAAGAATCTCAACAAGGGAAACATATGGATTCTGGGAGGACATCCAGGTAAACCGGGCTCCGGCATCCCTGGGCCTCGTGTGGGCTACATGCCACAGCAGATCTCCTTGGTCGGAGAGTTCAGCGTGAGCGGAGCCTTGTATTACTTCGGCAGGATTAACGGACTCGAGGACAAAGAGATCg atGCGAGACAGAAATTTCTATCGGAATTGCTCCAACTGCCGTCGACTAACTGTCTCATAAAAAACATAAGCGGGGGACAACAAAGAAGAGTCTCCTTCGCTGCTGCGTTGATTCACAGTCCAGAACTTCTGATTTTGGACGAACCTACCGTAGGGCTGGATCCAATTTTAAGGGAAAA CATCTGGCTCTATCTAACTAGGATTACTCAGGAGGAAGGTATCACCGTGTTAATGACGACACATTATATCGAGGAAGCTAAAGATGCTAATATG ATTGGGTTGATGAGACGTGGTAAATTGTTGGCGGAATCGTCGTCGCAGAAATTACTAGAGCGATTTCAATGTTCGTCCTTAGAGGAGGTGTTCGTAAATCTGTGTCAGTCGCAAAATAACGAAATGAATGAAAATGTTTCCGAAGTTCAAGAAGTCAAAGATACTGAAAATGATACGTTACATCAAGATGAAGATAGTTATAAacgaataaaa gATCGAAACATGAAGTGCCAAGCGAGATCGATATATAATGTCTCAGCATTGAAAAGATTCAAGGctttaatgataaagaatatAACTCAATTTGTTCGTTTTTATGC AACTTTAGTTTTTGCGGTGTTTTTCCCACTCATACAAATCGCCACATTTTTTGTCGGGGTCGGTGGTGATCCAAAAGACTTAACGATTGGTATTATCAATTATGAAGCTGGTAACTGCGATTACGGCAACAACATCGGCAGCGTCTGGTATGATGAAGAGAGCCTCACCTGTCGCTTTCATAATCTCAGCTGTAGATTTCTTCGCGAGTATGGCGATTCTATCGCAAATCAG aaatattataacgATATGTCTGAAGCGATTAATGCTGCACACGACGGTGATCTTGTGGGCGTAATGCACTTTAGCCACAACTTTTCCGAAGCTTTACAGAGACGAATTGACGGCTTCGCATTCATTAAGACAGAAGACATTCTGCCCAATGAGATTGACGTATTTCTCGATATGGGtg ATATGCAAATTGGACAATTTATGGTGAAAAAGCTTTACGAAcgtttctttgaaatttttgaagaTTTGATGAAAGAGTGTAAATATCCATCAAAATTGGGCAATGTGCCTATTCGA TTTGATACGGTTTATGGTACTATGGATGATGGTTAtgactatttttttacaccGAGTTTATTAATGAC GTtgcctttttttctctctaccaCACTTTCCACCTTCTTGATAATCTCAGACCGGCTGGAGGGTGTTTGGGACAGAAATTTGGTTCaag GTGTCAAGAACAGGGAAATCTTACTAGCTCACGTTCTCACTCAGACTATTCTCATATTTATTCATGTTATGGTGACAATGTGCCTAATCTTTCCTGTATGGGGTTTAAAATGTGAAGGATCCTATTTCTATGTATTCTTCCTCATGTTTCTTGGCGGTCTTAGTGGACTAATGTACG GTTTCTTCATATCCGTTACATGTAAGACTCACACTATGGCAAATTATACATCAATTGGTAGTTTTGGTCCACTAGTAATGCTAAGCG GAGCTATATGGCCGATAGAGGCAATGCCAAAGATGGTTCGCTATGTTTGCTACTGCATGCCGCCGGCTTTACCCTCAATAGCCATGAGAGCAGTCATTTTTAAGGGCTATACCCTAAACGAAAAAGAAGTTTACATGGGTATTCTAGTGAGTGTCGCATACATAGTGATTTTCTTCATCACTGTATTATTCGGGCTAAGGTCAAAATCTTAA
- the LOC140671822 gene encoding ABC transporter G family member 23-like isoform X4 — protein sequence MMQQNALVVKNAVKYYEQEEPILDGLNMTVSKGSIYALLGPSGCGKTTLLSCIVGIKNLNKGNIWILGGHPGKPGSGIPGPRVGYMPQQISLVGEFSVSGALYYFGRINGLEDKEIDARQKFLSELLQLPSTNCLIKNISGGQQRRVSFAAALIHSPELLILDEPTVGLDPILRENIWLYLTRITQEEGITVLMTTHYIEEAKDANMIGLMRRGKLLAESSSQKLLERFQCSSLEEVFVNLCQSQNNEMNENVSEVQEVKDTENDTLHQDEDSYKRIKDRNMKCQARSIYNVSALKRFKALMIKNITQFVRFYATLVFAVFFPLIQIATFFVGVGGDPKDLTIGIINYEAGNCDYGNNIGSVWYDEESLTCRFHNLSCRFLREYGDSIANQKYYNDMSEAINAAHDGDLVGVMHFSHNFSEALQRRIDGFAFIKTEDILPNEIDVFLDMGDMQIGQFMVKKLYERFFEIFEDLMKECKYPSKLGNVPIRFDTVYGTMDDGYDYFFTPSLLMTLPFFLSTTLSTFLIISDRLEGVWDRNLVQGVKNREILLAHVLTQTILIFIHVMVTMCLIFPVWGLKCEGSYFYVFFLMFLGGLSGLMYGKYST from the exons ATGATGCAACAAAATGCATTGGTCGTAAAGAATGCCGTCAAGTATTATGAACAAGAGGAACCAATACTCGACGGCCTGAACATGACCGTCTCGAAAGGTTCTAT ATACGCACTGTTAGGCCCAAGCGGTTGCGGCAAAACGACATTATTATCCTGCATCGTCGGAATTAAGAATCTCAACAAGGGAAACATATGGATTCTGGGAGGACATCCAGGTAAACCGGGCTCCGGCATCCCTGGGCCTCGTGTGGGCTACATGCCACAGCAGATCTCCTTGGTCGGAGAGTTCAGCGTGAGCGGAGCCTTGTATTACTTCGGCAGGATTAACGGACTCGAGGACAAAGAGATCg atGCGAGACAGAAATTTCTATCGGAATTGCTCCAACTGCCGTCGACTAACTGTCTCATAAAAAACATAAGCGGGGGACAACAAAGAAGAGTCTCCTTCGCTGCTGCGTTGATTCACAGTCCAGAACTTCTGATTTTGGACGAACCTACCGTAGGGCTGGATCCAATTTTAAGGGAAAA CATCTGGCTCTATCTAACTAGGATTACTCAGGAGGAAGGTATCACCGTGTTAATGACGACACATTATATCGAGGAAGCTAAAGATGCTAATATG ATTGGGTTGATGAGACGTGGTAAATTGTTGGCGGAATCGTCGTCGCAGAAATTACTAGAGCGATTTCAATGTTCGTCCTTAGAGGAGGTGTTCGTAAATCTGTGTCAGTCGCAAAATAACGAAATGAATGAAAATGTTTCCGAAGTTCAAGAAGTCAAAGATACTGAAAATGATACGTTACATCAAGATGAAGATAGTTATAAacgaataaaa gATCGAAACATGAAGTGCCAAGCGAGATCGATATATAATGTCTCAGCATTGAAAAGATTCAAGGctttaatgataaagaatatAACTCAATTTGTTCGTTTTTATGC AACTTTAGTTTTTGCGGTGTTTTTCCCACTCATACAAATCGCCACATTTTTTGTCGGGGTCGGTGGTGATCCAAAAGACTTAACGATTGGTATTATCAATTATGAAGCTGGTAACTGCGATTACGGCAACAACATCGGCAGCGTCTGGTATGATGAAGAGAGCCTCACCTGTCGCTTTCATAATCTCAGCTGTAGATTTCTTCGCGAGTATGGCGATTCTATCGCAAATCAG aaatattataacgATATGTCTGAAGCGATTAATGCTGCACACGACGGTGATCTTGTGGGCGTAATGCACTTTAGCCACAACTTTTCCGAAGCTTTACAGAGACGAATTGACGGCTTCGCATTCATTAAGACAGAAGACATTCTGCCCAATGAGATTGACGTATTTCTCGATATGGGtg ATATGCAAATTGGACAATTTATGGTGAAAAAGCTTTACGAAcgtttctttgaaatttttgaagaTTTGATGAAAGAGTGTAAATATCCATCAAAATTGGGCAATGTGCCTATTCGA TTTGATACGGTTTATGGTACTATGGATGATGGTTAtgactatttttttacaccGAGTTTATTAATGAC GTtgcctttttttctctctaccaCACTTTCCACCTTCTTGATAATCTCAGACCGGCTGGAGGGTGTTTGGGACAGAAATTTGGTTCaag GTGTCAAGAACAGGGAAATCTTACTAGCTCACGTTCTCACTCAGACTATTCTCATATTTATTCATGTTATGGTGACAATGTGCCTAATCTTTCCTGTATGGGGTTTAAAATGTGAAGGATCCTATTTCTATGTATTCTTCCTCATGTTTCTTGGCGGTCTTAGTGGACTAATGTACGGTAAATACTCTACATGA